One Solea senegalensis isolate Sse05_10M unplaced genomic scaffold, IFAPA_SoseM_1 scf7180000017740, whole genome shotgun sequence genomic window, ATCTCAGGGGCCCCTGATCCCCCTGTTGTAGCGACCCTGTCAGTGAAGAAAAACTTTAATACAAAGATTTTCTCTGCGCGCGCTTTTACGCACAAAAACCAAGCccgttcacacacactcacacacacacgccacgcGCGCTCACCTCGTTTATCCTGAACTTTGACCCTGAGCTCCAGCAGCGGCTCCGTCTCTCTGTCCAGCCGCCGTGAAATGACTAAATCCCCGCTGTCGCGGCTCACGCTCACCGGTGAACTCTCCGCGTCAGGCTCCACCAGCTCGAAGGCGGCGGACTGAAACCTCACCGGGTTCAGGTTCATCACCACAGACCCGATCCCCGCGTCCTCCGACACGTTAATGAGTACCGGACTGTCCGAGTCCAGCACGGACCTGGACCTCCGCGCTGCCGCTGCTTTCACCTGCTGCGGGTTCGGTTTCCGTGCCATCACCACCGGTCTCTGTCTGGGATAAATCTCCACGGACACGCTCTGACTCGTGCGCGGCGGCCACCCACGGTCCCGGGCAAACACCTGGAACCGGATCGGCTCCTCCAGACCCAGGATGGAGTCCACCAGCAGAATCTCACCGGTTTTGGGGACCGCGTAGAAAGTCCCGTTTTTTGGCTGCGCGAAGTAGATGAGCTCCGCGTTCTTGCCGCTGTCGTCGTCGTGCGCGGTGACCGCGTAGACGGCGGTGCGCAGCGCCGTGGCATCGTCCACGCTCAGCTTCACGTCCGCGCCGGGGAAGGTGGGCTGGTGGTCGTTGGTGTCCAGGACGTCCACTCTGATAGACGCAACTTCCGCGACCACCGTGCActcgtcgtcctcctcccgGGAAGgtcccgccgccgccgccgccgccgctgctgccgccgcgCTCTGTCCGCAACACAGACCCAGAACCAGCGCGTACTGGGCGCGTTCTTCCCGGTCCAGAACTGCACATGTTTTCAGCAAAACGTGACCCCGGTTGTGATGCGCAAACACTCGGAAATTCCCGCTGCCGTCACCGAGGAGTTTAAAGTGCGGTGCCGCTTGTGCCGCTTGTGCCGCTTGTGCCGCGGTGCCGCATCCGTCAGCGCCGCACAGTCTCTGCGAGTTGAAGCGTTTTACCGGGACGCTCAGTCCGTTCACTCGGGATCCCGGGGGCGCGTTCTCGAACACATGTCCATGGAAGAACGGAACCTGGTCCGCGGTCTCATTCCCGAGTGCGCACGAAACCAAAACGGGGAAAACCGCGACCCAGATCATGACTGTCCGTGTCCGTGTGTCTCTGCTGGTCTCAGGTCCATGAGCGGATGTCTCTCTCAGTCCTCGaggacacaaatgtgtctttaagaCAAAGTTACATCACATTGGGACGCGGCCACCAGCGGCTCCTCCGGAGCACGAGCAGAAGTTTGTGTGAGAGCGAGGAgagtcttcatcttcatcttcatcctcctcctcctcctctgctgtctcaccaGCAGCGCTGTGGATCTGCGCGCGTCCCACAGACTGAAAGCAACCCTTCTTTTACTGCTCGAGTGCGcgcttctctctgtctctctctctctctctctctcgctcgctctctccgTGTCGCGTGCGTGCGTGGGTTCTCCTGATCTCGCACTTTAATCCATGAGTTGCTGCAGAAACTGTGCGCAGCCACGCGCCGCCACGCGCAGGTGCCTCCGTCTCTGTCTGATGATCGCAGCTGTGGACGA contains:
- the LOC122764896 gene encoding protocadherin Fat 4-like, with amino-acid sequence MIWVAVFPVLVSCALGNETADQVPFFHGHVFENAPPGSRVNGLSVPVKRFNSQRLCGADGCGTAAQAAQAAQAAPHFKLLGDGSGNFRVFAHHNRGHVLLKTCAVLDREERAQYALVLGLCCGQSAAAAAAAAAAAGPSREEDDECTVVAEVASIRVDVLDTNDHQPTFPGADVKLSVDDATALRTAVYAVTAHDDDSGKNAELIYFAQPKNGTFYAVPKTGEILLVDSILGLEEPIRFQVFARDRGWPPRTSQSVSVEIYPRQRPVVMARKPNPQQVKAAAARRSRSVLDSDSPVLINVSEDAGIGSVVMNLNPVRFQSAAFELVEPDAESSPVSVSRDSGDLVISRRLDRETEPLLELRVKVQDKRGPDWYLVRVDLTVTDVNDNVPEWTMVPAPYLAVVSPEAAAGSLVYKLNAEDGDEGNNGEVEYFLSDGGDGRFEVDRKSGHVRTTGLPLQRDREYLLTVVAADRLGSRSAPAAVSVVAGARPPQFTNASFTIAIPENTPEGQPFLVTPAVSFQKRPISYSLLINPSSLFSISAETAEISLTRAIDYESDQHRYLLLVRASEGQDSMSSAAEVSGIAMAT